In a genomic window of Rhinopithecus roxellana isolate Shanxi Qingling chromosome 2, ASM756505v1, whole genome shotgun sequence:
- the LOC104673656 gene encoding zinc finger protein 595 isoform X3, with the protein MCSPFSQDLSPVQGIEDSFQKLVLRRYEKCGYKNLQLKKGCKHVNECKLQKGVNSGVYQCLSTTQSKIFQCNTCVKVFSKLSNSNKHKIRHTGEKPFKCTECGRSFYMSHLIQHTGIHAGEKPYKCEKCSKAFNRSTSLTKHKRIHTGEKPYTCEECGKAFRRSTVLNEHKKTHTGEKPYKCEECGKAFTRSTTLNEHKKIHTGEKPYKCKECGKTFRWSTSLNEHKNIHTGEKPYKCEECGKAFRQSRSLNEHKNIHTGEKPYTCEKCGKAFNQSSSLIIHRSIHSEQKLYKCEECGKAFTWSSSLNKHKRIHTGEKPYTCEECGKAFYRSSHLAKHKRIHTGEKPYPCEECGKAFNQSSTLVLHKRIHSGQKPYKCEECGKAFTRSTTLNEHKKIHTGEKPYKCEECGKAFIWSASLNEHKNIHTGEKPYKCKECGKAFNQSSGLIIHRSIHSEQKLYKCEECGKAFTRSTALNEHKKIHSGEKPYKCKECGKAYNLSSTLTKHRRIHTGEKPFTCEECGKAFNWSSSLTKHKVIHTGEKFYKCEQCGKAFHRPSTLTVHKRLHTGKEHS; encoded by the coding sequence aTGTGTTCTCCTTTCAGCCAAGACCTTTCACCAGTGCAGGGGATAGAAGATTCATTCCAAAAACTTGTACTGAGAAGATACGAGAAGTGTGGATATaagaatttacaattaaaaaaggGCTGTAAACATGTGAATGAGTGTAAGTTGCAGAAAGGAGTTAATAGTGGAGTTTACCAATGCTTGTCAACTACCCAgagcaaaatatttcaatgtaataCATGTGTTAAAGTGTTTAGTAAACTTTCAAATTCAAACAAACATAAGATAAgacatactggagagaaaccctttAAATGTACAGAATGTGGCAGATCATTTTACATGTCACACCTAATTCAACATACAGGAAttcatgctggagagaaaccctacaaatgtgaaaaatgcaGCAAAGCCTTTAATAGGTCGACATCActtactaaacataagagaattcatactggagagaaaccctacacatgtgaagaatgtgggaaagcctttagaCGGTCCACAGTTCTGAATGAACATAAGAAaactcatactggagaaaaaccctacaaatgtgaagaatgtggcaaagcctttacaAGGTCCACAACGCTGAATGAAcacaagaaaattcatactggagagaaaccttacaaatgtaaagaatgtggcaaaacctttAGATGGTCCACAAGCCTGAACGAACATAAGAATatccatactggagagaaaccctacaaatgtgaagaatgtggcaaagcctttagacAGTCCAGGAGTCTGaatgaacataaaaatattcataccGGAGAAAAACCCTACACATGTGAAAAATGTGGCAAAGCGTTTAACCAATCCTCAAGTCTTATTATACACAGGAGCATTCATTCTGAACAAAAACTTTACAAATgcgaagaatgtggcaaagcctttactTGGTCCTCATCCCTTaataaacataagagaattcatactggagagaaaccctacacatgtgaagaatgtggcaaagccttttaTAGGTCCTCACACCTTgctaaacataagagaattcatactggagagaaaccctacccatgtgaagaatgtggcaaagctttcaaCCAATCCTCAACCCTTGTATTACACAAGAGAATTCATTCTGGGcaaaaaccttacaaatgtgaagaatgtggcaaagcctttacaCGGTCCACAACACTGAAtgaacataagaaaattcatactggtgagaaaccctacaaatgtgaagaatgtggcaaagctttcatATGGTCCGCAAGCCTGAATGAACATAAGAatattcatactggagagaaaccctacaaatgtaaagaatgtggcaaagcttttaaccagtCCTCAGGCCTTATTATACACAGGAGCATTCATTCTGAACAAAAGctttacaaatgtgaagaatgcgGCAAAGCCTTTACTCGGTCCACAGCCCTGAATGAACACAAGAAAATTCATTcgggagagaaaccctacaaatgtaaagaatgtggcaaagcctatAACTTATCTTCAACCCTTACTAAACATAGGAGAATTCATACCGGAGAGAAACCCTTCACATgcgaagaatgtggcaaagccttcaatTGGTCCTCATCCCTTActaaacataaggtaattcatactggagagaaattctacaaatgtgaacaatgtggcaaagcttttcaTCGGCCCTCAACCCTTACTGTACACAAGCGACTTCATACTGGCAAGGAACATAGTTGA